The following are from one region of the Novosphingobium humi genome:
- a CDS encoding TonB-dependent receptor: MRIIKNSALAVSSFAIAAAVASPAFAQSTGAVDFENTIVVTGTKAKAINGVDIPATPKAKQVLDQTFISKSTPGQSINDVINMVPGVSFYNADPFGSSGGAMFIRGFDNTRISQTFDGMPLNDTGNYALYSNQQLDAELIEQVNVNLGSTDVDSPTAAASGSTVNYRSRDPLEKAQVMAVGSAGDLSYKRGFISVDTGNITNSGLKAWFAASVSSNRFLPNTGGKVAKQQLNFKVKQPLGDNGDFISVAGHFNFNRNNFAPSMSLYTQNSASRPVNSSSSGRTPYNWDEAQYTINCADTTSASASTTGYGAFECRYNPSRTANLRMNGRFTLADNLTLTVDPSFQYTKANGGGVGSLYEISAPNGMVGLVGGKYYAGRDVNGDGIIADGTASKPLVLMGNASETETNRIGLLTSLRWKINPTNTLRIGYSYDRGRHKQTGEITFLNSQTGYYATYFPIDLAITDKYGNAIEKRNRMSYAILHQVSGEYNGKFFDGKLDVLAGVRAPFFKRNLTTFCFATNGTGGYDCPSPQDQAAYAVANPTYGAPQQRIYNYSKVLPNVGFTVALAQGASLYANYSKGLQVPGTDTLYNAFFYPVTSSYGSPKAETSDNFDVGLRMRAGRLSASLGGWYTMFYDKISQIYNQDTQTSLYTNLGKVEKYGFDATMTWQVDEHFSIYAFGSYNKSRILADILAGKGATDTVVNGNTILRSDGTNTYYTTAGKRESGVPIYTAGARVEANFDPFDLTVSVKNNGKRYINSENLPVYNSSNVQVNPASLPAYTTVDLSARMKLAIAGLKSDKSFIQLNVTNLFNQFYIGGFTSSSTPIGATTIPTVYLATPRTVVATLSVAF; encoded by the coding sequence ATGCGCATTATCAAAAATTCGGCTTTGGCCGTCAGTTCCTTCGCGATTGCAGCAGCCGTTGCATCGCCCGCTTTCGCTCAGTCGACCGGCGCGGTCGATTTCGAAAACACCATCGTCGTGACCGGCACCAAGGCCAAGGCGATCAATGGCGTCGATATTCCCGCCACGCCCAAGGCCAAGCAGGTTCTGGACCAGACCTTCATTTCCAAGAGCACGCCGGGCCAGTCGATCAATGATGTGATCAACATGGTGCCGGGCGTATCGTTCTACAATGCCGACCCGTTCGGTTCGTCGGGCGGCGCGATGTTCATCCGCGGTTTCGACAACACCCGTATCTCGCAGACCTTCGATGGCATGCCGCTCAACGACACCGGCAACTATGCGCTCTATTCGAACCAGCAGCTTGACGCCGAACTGATCGAGCAGGTCAACGTGAACCTGGGTTCGACCGACGTGGACAGCCCGACGGCCGCCGCTTCAGGTTCGACGGTCAACTACCGTTCGCGCGATCCGCTGGAAAAGGCGCAGGTGATGGCCGTGGGTTCGGCCGGTGACCTCAGCTACAAGCGCGGTTTCATCTCGGTTGATACCGGCAACATCACCAATTCGGGCCTGAAGGCATGGTTTGCCGCTTCGGTGTCCTCGAACCGCTTCCTGCCCAACACGGGCGGCAAGGTGGCCAAGCAGCAGCTCAACTTCAAGGTGAAGCAGCCGCTGGGCGACAATGGCGACTTCATCTCGGTGGCGGGCCACTTCAACTTCAACCGCAACAATTTTGCGCCTTCGATGTCGCTCTACACCCAGAATTCGGCGAGCCGTCCGGTCAACTCGTCGAGCAGCGGCCGCACGCCCTATAACTGGGACGAAGCGCAATACACGATCAACTGCGCCGACACGACCAGCGCGTCGGCTTCGACCACCGGTTATGGCGCGTTCGAATGCCGCTATAACCCCTCGCGCACGGCCAACCTGCGCATGAACGGTCGCTTCACGCTGGCCGACAACCTGACGCTGACGGTTGACCCCAGCTTCCAGTACACCAAGGCCAATGGCGGCGGCGTGGGCTCTCTCTATGAAATTAGCGCACCCAATGGCATGGTCGGCCTGGTCGGCGGCAAATATTACGCTGGTCGCGATGTGAATGGTGACGGCATCATTGCTGACGGCACGGCCTCCAAGCCGCTCGTCCTCATGGGCAATGCCAGCGAAACCGAAACCAATCGTATCGGCTTGCTGACCTCGCTGCGTTGGAAGATCAACCCGACCAACACGCTGCGCATCGGCTATTCCTATGACCGCGGCCGCCACAAGCAGACCGGCGAAATCACCTTCCTGAATTCGCAGACCGGCTATTATGCCACCTACTTCCCGATCGATCTGGCGATCACGGACAAGTATGGCAATGCGATCGAAAAGCGCAATCGCATGTCCTATGCGATCCTGCATCAGGTTTCGGGCGAATATAACGGCAAGTTCTTCGATGGTAAGCTCGACGTTCTGGCCGGTGTCCGTGCGCCTTTCTTCAAGCGCAACCTGACCACGTTCTGCTTTGCCACCAACGGCACGGGCGGCTATGATTGCCCCAGCCCGCAGGATCAGGCCGCCTATGCCGTTGCGAACCCGACCTATGGCGCGCCCCAGCAGCGCATCTACAACTACAGCAAGGTTCTGCCCAACGTCGGCTTCACCGTCGCGCTGGCGCAGGGCGCTTCGCTCTATGCCAACTATTCGAAGGGCCTCCAGGTTCCGGGCACGGACACGCTGTATAATGCGTTCTTCTATCCGGTGACTTCGTCCTACGGCAGCCCCAAGGCGGAAACCTCGGACAATTTCGACGTGGGTCTGCGTATGCGCGCCGGTCGTCTGAGCGCTTCGCTGGGCGGCTGGTACACGATGTTCTACGACAAGATCTCGCAGATCTATAACCAGGACACCCAGACCTCGCTCTACACCAACCTGGGCAAGGTGGAGAAGTATGGCTTCGACGCCACGATGACCTGGCAGGTTGACGAACACTTCTCGATCTATGCTTTCGGCTCGTACAACAAGTCGCGCATTCTGGCCGACATTCTGGCGGGCAAGGGTGCGACGGATACGGTTGTCAACGGCAACACCATCCTGCGCAGCGATGGCACGAACACCTATTACACCACCGCCGGCAAGCGCGAATCGGGCGTGCCGATCTATACCGCCGGTGCGCGCGTCGAAGCCAATTTCGACCCGTTCGATCTGACCGTTTCGGTCAAGAACAACGGCAAGCGTTATATCAACTCGGAAAACCTGCCGGTTTACAACAGCTCGAATGTTCAGGTGAACCCGGCCTCGCTGCCCGCCTACACCACCGTCGATCTGTCGGCCCGCATGAAGCTGGCGATCGCCGGTCTCAAGTCGGACAAGAGCTTCATCCAGCTCAACGTCACCAACCTGTTCAACCAGTTCTACATCGGCGGCTTCACCAGCTCGTCGACGCCGATTGGTGCGACCACCATCCCGACCGTCTATCTGGCGACCCCGCGCACCGTCGTGGCAACGCTCAGCGTGGCGTTCTAA
- the mtgA gene encoding monofunctional biosynthetic peptidoglycan transglycosylase produces the protein MARFFARPGPTRSFRFRLGWYLAMAILWFVGLSVGITLLYRVVPPPVTLTMLFDRNGFNKSWTPLSRIDRKMVDAVIAGEDSRFCVHHGFDGAGIEYALERNLAGDGSKLRGGSTISQQTAKNTFLWQGSGITRYIRKGLETWFTVLIETFWPKRRIMEVYLNVAETGIGTYGVEAGAQRYFHHSAANLTQIEAARIAAALPSPKKRAVVGATGFTRRHGNTIAKRSGVVRRNDQDDCIYQ, from the coding sequence ATGGCACGCTTCTTTGCCCGCCCCGGGCCTACCCGCAGTTTCCGTTTCCGCCTCGGCTGGTATCTGGCCATGGCCATCCTCTGGTTTGTCGGCCTCTCGGTAGGCATCACGCTGCTCTATCGCGTGGTGCCGCCGCCCGTCACGCTGACCATGCTGTTTGACCGCAACGGGTTCAACAAATCATGGACCCCGCTTTCGCGCATCGACCGCAAGATGGTCGACGCGGTCATCGCGGGCGAGGACTCCCGCTTTTGCGTCCACCACGGCTTTGACGGCGCGGGGATCGAATATGCGCTGGAACGCAATCTGGCGGGCGACGGCAGCAAGCTGCGCGGCGGATCGACCATCAGCCAGCAGACCGCCAAAAACACCTTCCTTTGGCAGGGCAGCGGCATCACCCGCTATATCCGCAAAGGTCTGGAGACATGGTTCACCGTGCTGATCGAGACCTTCTGGCCCAAGCGGCGGATCATGGAGGTTTACCTCAATGTGGCGGAAACCGGCATCGGCACCTACGGCGTCGAGGCAGGCGCCCAGCGCTATTTCCACCACTCCGCCGCCAACCTGACCCAGATCGAGGCCGCCCGCATCGCCGCCGCCCTGCCCAGCCCCAAAAAGCGCGCCGTGGTGGGCGCCACCGGATTTACCCGCCGCCATGGCAACACCATCGCCAAGCGGTCCGGCGTGGTGCGGCGCAATGATCAGGACGATTGCATTTATCAGTGA
- a CDS encoding UbiA family prenyltransferase yields the protein MLHERITDDTVLVVDLDRTLISGDVAMEACVAEAKRGIGALLVLLWAMIRGRARLKTLLARRAPVDPASLNYRPEVLDLIAQARRQRRRVVLASAAHWRNARRVAAHLGLFDTVIASGARRNAKGGAKLTAIREALGNQPFDYVGDCGADRRIWREARVAYTVEAPTGMAHEERLAPARSRLRALVKAARPHQWAKNALVFVPLASSGLLANPHAIAQSCLAFAAMSLIASSVYLLNDLLDIESDRAHPKKRHRPLASGALPIPHALAACVAFAGAGLALAWQLGLPSFSAMATYFALTLAYSMRLKAAMIADVLTLACLYTIRIVAGAAAIAVPVSSWLLLFSVFFFLSLGYLKRYVELRSSAREPDELLSGRGYTRSDTEIVAISGLAAGMVSILVMVLFAEAMGKTGAYATPQLLWLLPLPLLYWLNRIWMMGRRGQVDSDPVAFAITDAKSIAVGATLGGILVVAKFAAIGHWLPQLGIA from the coding sequence ATGCTGCATGAACGCATCACCGATGACACTGTTCTGGTGGTCGATCTGGACCGCACGCTGATTTCGGGCGACGTGGCGATGGAGGCCTGCGTGGCCGAGGCCAAGCGCGGCATTGGCGCGCTGCTGGTGCTGCTCTGGGCGATGATCCGGGGGCGGGCGCGGCTCAAGACCCTGCTGGCCCGGCGCGCACCGGTCGATCCGGCCTCGCTCAACTATCGCCCCGAAGTGCTCGACCTCATCGCCCAGGCCCGCCGCCAGCGCCGCCGCGTGGTGCTGGCCAGCGCGGCCCATTGGCGCAACGCCCGGCGCGTGGCCGCTCATCTGGGCCTGTTCGACACGGTGATCGCCAGCGGCGCCCGCCGCAACGCCAAGGGCGGGGCAAAACTGACCGCGATCCGCGAAGCCTTGGGCAACCAGCCTTTCGATTATGTCGGCGATTGCGGGGCCGACCGCCGCATCTGGCGCGAGGCGCGCGTGGCCTATACGGTCGAGGCCCCAACCGGCATGGCCCATGAGGAACGCCTCGCCCCGGCGCGCAGCCGGTTGCGCGCGCTGGTAAAGGCCGCCCGCCCGCACCAATGGGCCAAGAACGCGCTGGTCTTTGTGCCGCTGGCCTCCTCGGGCCTGCTGGCCAATCCCCATGCCATCGCCCAATCCTGCCTCGCCTTTGCCGCGATGAGCCTGATCGCCTCCTCGGTCTATCTGCTCAACGACCTGCTCGATATCGAGAGCGACCGCGCGCATCCGAAAAAGCGCCACCGTCCGCTGGCCAGCGGCGCGCTGCCGATCCCGCATGCGCTGGCGGCCTGCGTTGCTTTTGCGGGCGCGGGTCTGGCGCTGGCGTGGCAATTGGGCCTGCCCAGCTTTTCGGCCATGGCGACCTATTTCGCGCTGACGCTGGCCTATTCGATGCGGTTGAAGGCCGCGATGATCGCCGATGTGCTGACGCTGGCCTGCCTTTACACGATCCGCATCGTGGCGGGGGCGGCGGCGATTGCGGTGCCGGTCTCGTCCTGGCTGCTGCTCTTCTCCGTCTTCTTCTTCCTCAGCCTTGGCTATCTGAAGCGCTATGTCGAATTGCGCAGCAGCGCGCGCGAGCCCGACGAATTGCTCTCCGGGCGGGGCTACACCCGCTCCGACACCGAAATCGTCGCGATCAGCGGTCTGGCGGCGGGCATGGTCTCGATCCTCGTCATGGTCCTGTTTGCCGAGGCGATGGGCAAGACCGGTGCCTATGCCACGCCGCAACTGCTCTGGCTGCTGCCGCTGCCGCTGCTCTACTGGCTCAACCGCATCTGGATGATGGGCCGCCGGGGCCAAGTGGACAGCGACCCGGTCGCCTTTGCCATCACCGACGCCAAGAGCATTGCCGTGGGCGCGACGCTGGGGGGCATTCTGGTGGTCGCCAAATTCGCCGCCATCGGCCATTGGTTGCCGCAATTGGGCATTGCGTGA
- a CDS encoding EamA family transporter — protein MQPALLMLILTSVAMSAIAQLLLKMGVGQVRADGAGSGLAFVQSPWVIGGFGLYGLGAILWLYVLARLPLSAAYPFVGLGFILTMALGVLALGESLSPIRIAGTLLIALGCVCVSRSIA, from the coding sequence ATGCAACCGGCCCTATTGATGCTGATCCTGACCAGCGTGGCCATGTCGGCTATCGCGCAACTGCTGCTCAAAATGGGCGTGGGGCAGGTGCGCGCCGATGGGGCGGGGTCGGGGCTGGCCTTTGTGCAATCACCATGGGTGATCGGCGGCTTCGGGCTTTATGGGCTGGGGGCGATCCTGTGGCTCTATGTGCTGGCCCGCCTGCCGCTCAGCGCGGCCTATCCCTTCGTCGGCCTCGGCTTCATCCTGACCATGGCGCTGGGCGTGCTCGCGCTGGGCGAGAGCCTGAGCCCGATCCGCATCGCGGGCACCTTGCTGATCGCGTTGGGCTGCGTCTGCGTTTCAAGGAGCATCGCATAA
- a CDS encoding protocatechuate 4,5-dioxygenase subunit alpha, protein MSGPQNAMPPIPGTHLFDGDAAAKGFELNAMCYSFNDAANRQAFLDDEEAYCAKFHLTPQQREAVAQRSVLGMIAAGGNIYYLAKLAGIFGLNVQDVGSMQTGASVDDFKAMLFAQGAGQSYEEAHGAMIQKEKVHG, encoded by the coding sequence ATGTCTGGACCGCAAAATGCGATGCCGCCCATTCCCGGCACCCATCTGTTCGATGGCGATGCCGCGGCCAAGGGCTTTGAGCTGAACGCCATGTGCTATTCGTTTAACGATGCCGCCAATCGGCAGGCCTTCCTTGACGATGAGGAAGCCTATTGCGCCAAATTCCACCTGACGCCGCAGCAGCGCGAGGCCGTGGCCCAGCGCAGCGTGCTGGGCATGATCGCGGCGGGGGGCAACATCTATTACCTCGCCAAGCTGGCCGGGATTTTCGGCCTCAATGTGCAGGATGTCGGATCGATGCAGACCGGCGCTTCGGTCGATGATTTCAAGGCCATGCTGTTCGCTCAGGGCGCGGGCCAGTCGTATGAAGAGGCGCATGGCGCCATGATTCAAAAGGAGAAGGTCCATGGCTGA
- a CDS encoding class III extradiol dioxygenase family protein yields MAEIVGAYFTSHVPAIGGAIHKGLQQEPYWKPFFDGFHKVHEWLAQVKPDVAIVFNNDHGLNFFLDKMPTFAVGAAAEYHNADEGWGLPIYKPFAGHTELSWHIINSLVEDEFDITTCQKMLVDHALSIPFELAWPDVEAWPVKIVPFAINTVQHPLPSAKRCLALGQAVNRALQSWTGDERIVIIGTGGLSHQLDGERAGFINRDYDTFCMDNLSVDPAALTKDSIHEMVRKAGTQGVEVLNWIAARGALGEAPVQEIHRNYHIPISNTAAATMLMEPA; encoded by the coding sequence ATGGCTGAAATCGTAGGCGCTTATTTCACCAGCCATGTGCCCGCGATCGGCGGGGCCATCCACAAGGGGCTGCAGCAGGAACCCTATTGGAAGCCCTTTTTCGACGGGTTCCACAAGGTTCACGAATGGCTGGCACAGGTGAAGCCCGATGTGGCCATCGTGTTCAACAATGACCATGGCCTCAACTTCTTCCTCGACAAGATGCCCACCTTTGCCGTGGGCGCGGCGGCGGAATATCACAATGCCGATGAAGGCTGGGGCCTGCCGATCTACAAGCCCTTTGCCGGGCATACCGAGCTGAGCTGGCACATCATCAACAGCTTGGTCGAGGATGAGTTCGACATCACCACCTGTCAGAAGATGCTGGTGGACCATGCGCTCTCGATCCCCTTTGAGCTGGCATGGCCCGATGTTGAGGCATGGCCGGTCAAGATCGTGCCCTTTGCCATCAACACGGTGCAGCACCCGCTGCCCTCGGCCAAGCGCTGTCTGGCGCTGGGCCAAGCGGTGAACAGGGCGCTGCAGAGTTGGACGGGCGACGAACGGATCGTCATCATCGGCACGGGCGGCCTGTCGCACCAGTTGGACGGCGAGCGCGCCGGTTTCATCAATCGCGATTATGACACATTCTGCATGGACAATCTTTCGGTCGATCCCGCCGCGCTGACCAAGGATTCGATCCACGAAATGGTGCGCAAGGCCGGTACGCAGGGCGTCGAAGTGCTCAACTGGATCGCGGCGCGCGGGGCCTTGGGCGAGGCCCCGGTTCAGGAGATTCACCGCAATTACCACATCCCGATTTCGAACACGGCGGCGGCCACCATGCTGATGGAACCGGCCTGA
- a CDS encoding PQQ-dependent dehydrogenase, methanol/ethanol family, which translates to MQAQAKSGAKSALWLGGLLAGAAVLAYAGGATGAGKARLAVNAAAIAASGNKGDNWLSHGRTYDEQRFSPLTQINKDNVNQLGLAWFADLDTTRGQEATPLVIDGVIYTTTAWSKAKAYDALTGKLIWEYDPKVPGETAVKACCDVVNRGMGAWGDKLFYGTLDGRLIALDRNTGRLLWSTVTVDRTKPYTITGAPRVINGVVIIGNGGAEMGVRGFVAGYDVNTGKQLWKFYTVPDQPGKNKEDYLKRAEATWKGEWWKLGGGGTVWDSMAYDPALDLLYIGVGNGSPWNQSYRSPGGGDNLYLSSIVAVRPKTGQYVWHFQETPGETWDFTASQHIVLADLMIDGRMRKVLMHAPKNGFFYVVDRQTGQFIKGKNFVPMNWATGLDPKTGRPIENPEARFDKTGKPFVSMPGAGGAHSWQPMAYDPRQKLMFIPANIAAFPYVPDEKWKAAKYGFNNGLNQGAAAMPANNDVREAAKAATKGALIAWDPVTMTEKWRVDYPGPSNGGLLATAGDLLFQGTAKGDFVAYSSLDGKKLWSFDAQTGVIAAPVTFTVKGQQYVAVMAGWGGIWPLATGALAWKSGPVRNISRLLVFKLGGKAQLPAKPDPNFGPLDPPAQTASKEVIAKGAYTFGRFCGVCHGDAAIGGGVVPDLRHSAALGSPETWQAIVHDGALKANGMIGWSAQLSREDIDAIRHYVIARAHEDKDLGEK; encoded by the coding sequence ATGCAAGCGCAAGCAAAGTCAGGGGCGAAAAGCGCCCTGTGGTTGGGTGGTCTGCTGGCCGGGGCCGCCGTGCTGGCTTATGCCGGCGGCGCGACCGGGGCGGGCAAGGCCCGGCTGGCCGTCAATGCCGCCGCCATTGCCGCATCGGGCAACAAGGGCGACAACTGGCTCAGCCATGGCCGCACCTATGACGAGCAACGCTTCAGCCCGCTGACGCAGATCAACAAGGACAATGTGAACCAGCTTGGGTTGGCATGGTTTGCCGACCTTGACACCACGCGCGGGCAGGAGGCCACGCCGCTGGTGATCGACGGGGTGATCTATACCACCACCGCCTGGTCCAAGGCCAAGGCCTATGATGCTCTCACCGGTAAGCTGATCTGGGAATATGACCCCAAGGTGCCGGGCGAAACGGCGGTCAAGGCCTGCTGTGACGTGGTCAATCGCGGCATGGGCGCATGGGGCGACAAGCTGTTCTACGGCACGCTGGACGGGCGCCTGATCGCGCTGGACCGCAACACCGGGCGCCTCTTGTGGTCGACGGTGACGGTGGATCGCACCAAGCCCTATACGATCACCGGCGCGCCGCGCGTCATCAACGGCGTGGTCATCATCGGCAATGGCGGGGCGGAAATGGGCGTGCGCGGCTTTGTCGCGGGCTATGATGTCAATACCGGCAAACAACTCTGGAAATTCTACACCGTCCCGGATCAGCCGGGCAAGAACAAGGAGGATTACCTGAAACGCGCCGAGGCGACGTGGAAGGGCGAGTGGTGGAAGCTGGGCGGCGGCGGCACCGTCTGGGATTCGATGGCCTATGATCCGGCGCTCGACCTGCTCTATATCGGCGTGGGCAATGGGTCGCCTTGGAACCAGTCCTATCGCTCGCCGGGCGGGGGGGATAATCTCTATCTCTCCTCCATCGTCGCGGTGCGGCCCAAGACCGGGCAATATGTCTGGCATTTTCAGGAAACGCCGGGCGAGACTTGGGATTTCACCGCCAGCCAGCATATCGTTCTGGCCGATCTGATGATCGACGGGCGGATGCGCAAGGTGTTGATGCACGCGCCCAAAAACGGCTTTTTCTATGTGGTGGACCGCCAGACCGGGCAATTCATCAAGGGCAAGAATTTCGTGCCGATGAACTGGGCCACCGGGCTTGACCCCAAGACGGGCCGCCCGATCGAAAACCCGGAGGCGCGGTTTGACAAGACCGGCAAGCCCTTTGTCTCGATGCCCGGCGCGGGCGGGGCGCACAGTTGGCAACCGATGGCCTATGATCCCCGGCAAAAGCTGATGTTCATCCCGGCCAATATCGCGGCCTTCCCCTATGTGCCTGATGAGAAGTGGAAAGCGGCCAAATATGGTTTCAACAACGGGTTGAACCAGGGCGCCGCGGCTATGCCCGCCAACAATGACGTGCGCGAGGCGGCCAAGGCGGCCACCAAGGGCGCGCTGATCGCGTGGGATCCGGTGACGATGACCGAAAAGTGGCGGGTGGATTATCCCGGCCCGTCGAACGGCGGCCTGTTGGCCACGGCGGGCGATCTGTTGTTTCAGGGCACGGCCAAGGGCGATTTCGTTGCCTATTCCTCGCTGGACGGCAAGAAGCTGTGGTCTTTTGACGCGCAGACCGGCGTGATCGCCGCGCCCGTCACCTTTACCGTCAAGGGGCAGCAATATGTCGCCGTGATGGCAGGCTGGGGCGGGATCTGGCCGCTGGCCACCGGAGCGCTGGCGTGGAAATCGGGGCCGGTGCGCAATATCAGCCGCCTGCTGGTGTTCAAACTGGGCGGCAAGGCGCAATTGCCCGCCAAGCCCGACCCCAATTTCGGCCCGCTCGATCCCCCGGCCCAGACCGCCAGCAAGGAAGTGATTGCCAAGGGCGCCTATACGTTCGGCCGTTTCTGCGGCGTGTGTCATGGCGATGCGGCCATCGGCGGCGGCGTGGTGCCCGACCTGCGCCACAGCGCGGCGCTGGGCAGTCCGGAGACGTGGCAGGCGATCGTGCATGACGGCGCGCTGAAAGCCAATGGCATGATCGGATGGAGCGCGCAGCTCAGCCGCGAGGACATTGACGCCATCCGCCACTACGTGATCGCCCGCGCCCATGAGGACAAGGACCTGGGCGAGAAATAG
- a CDS encoding aldehyde dehydrogenase family protein — translation MNEMTTLSYQQHAYSAAAQKALSRKPALFINGEWVASSHGELIDVEDPSSGKVVSQIVDASVADTDRAVAAARAAFDDGRWSGLAPIAREKIMLRLADLIEAHAEEFAELEAIDNGKPKTMAGAIDVPGAVSHIRYMAGFAAKVGGETTPPYTLPTGAFFTYTVKEPVGVCAQIVPWNFPLLMACLKIGPALAAGCTIILKPAEQTSLTALRLADLIAESGIPAGVVNVITGYGHISGDRLVKHPDVDKVAFTGSTEIGKLINKNATDTLKHVTLELGGKSPVVVMPDVDVAEAAPGAAGAIFFNSGQVCVAGSRLYAHKSVFDQVVEGIANTAPFWAPRPSLDPAAHMGPLVSQEQFDRVMGYIEAGKRDGASVAMGGDAPSADGYYVNPTMLVNVNPQMSVVREEIFGPVVVAQRFDDLDEVVKEANNTQFGLAASVWTKDASTLHKLTSRIKAGTVWANCHAMIDVALPFGGYKESGVGREQGRAGIEAYLETKSVIVKL, via the coding sequence ATGAACGAGATGACCACGCTTTCCTATCAGCAGCATGCCTATTCGGCGGCGGCGCAAAAGGCCCTGTCGCGCAAGCCCGCCCTGTTCATCAATGGCGAATGGGTGGCCTCCAGCCATGGCGAGTTGATCGATGTCGAGGACCCTTCCTCGGGCAAGGTCGTCAGCCAGATCGTGGACGCCAGTGTGGCCGACACCGACCGCGCGGTTGCCGCCGCGCGCGCGGCCTTTGACGATGGCCGCTGGAGCGGTCTGGCCCCCATCGCGCGTGAAAAGATCATGCTGCGTCTGGCCGATCTGATCGAGGCCCATGCCGAGGAATTTGCCGAGCTGGAAGCCATCGACAATGGCAAGCCCAAGACCATGGCGGGCGCCATCGATGTGCCCGGCGCGGTCAGCCATATCCGCTATATGGCCGGTTTCGCCGCCAAGGTGGGCGGCGAGACGACCCCGCCCTATACGCTGCCGACCGGCGCCTTCTTCACCTATACGGTCAAGGAGCCGGTGGGCGTCTGCGCCCAGATCGTGCCGTGGAATTTCCCGCTGCTGATGGCCTGTTTGAAAATTGGTCCGGCGCTGGCGGCGGGCTGCACGATCATTTTGAAGCCTGCGGAACAGACTTCGCTGACCGCGCTGCGGCTGGCCGATTTGATTGCGGAAAGCGGCATTCCGGCGGGCGTGGTCAATGTCATCACCGGCTATGGCCATATTTCGGGCGATCGTCTGGTCAAGCATCCCGATGTGGACAAGGTCGCCTTCACCGGATCGACCGAAATCGGCAAGCTGATCAACAAGAACGCCACCGATACGCTCAAGCATGTGACGCTGGAACTGGGCGGCAAATCGCCGGTGGTGGTGATGCCCGACGTGGATGTGGCCGAGGCGGCGCCGGGGGCAGCGGGCGCGATCTTCTTCAATTCGGGTCAGGTTTGCGTCGCGGGCTCGCGCCTTTATGCCCACAAATCAGTGTTTGATCAGGTGGTCGAGGGCATCGCCAACACCGCGCCTTTCTGGGCGCCGCGCCCTTCGCTGGACCCAGCCGCCCATATGGGCCCGCTGGTCTCGCAGGAGCAGTTCGACCGCGTGATGGGATACATCGAGGCGGGCAAGCGCGATGGCGCCAGCGTGGCCATGGGCGGCGATGCGCCCAGCGCCGATGGCTACTATGTGAACCCCACCATGCTGGTGAACGTGAACCCGCAGATGAGCGTGGTGCGCGAGGAAATCTTTGGCCCCGTCGTGGTGGCTCAGCGTTTCGACGACCTCGACGAGGTGGTCAAGGAAGCCAACAACACCCAGTTCGGCCTTGCCGCCAGCGTGTGGACCAAGGACGCCTCGACGCTGCACAAACTGACCTCGCGGATCAAGGCCGGGACTGTATGGGCCAATTGCCACGCGATGATTGATGTGGCGCTGCCCTTTGGCGGATACAAGGAAAGCGGCGTCGGACGCGAGCAGGGAAGGGCCGGGATCGAGGCTTATCTGGAAACGAAGTCGGTGATTGTGAAGTTGTAA